The proteins below are encoded in one region of Festucalex cinctus isolate MCC-2025b chromosome 2, RoL_Fcin_1.0, whole genome shotgun sequence:
- the LOC144014864 gene encoding uncharacterized protein LOC144014864 encodes MVVKEIPALLVEVKKLVSHNTATNENVDNRPTKDAVGPDAESDYLGETSLCILRGPTQVKIGKDDVTISAHCWESARACTTPNGMARVLLMGLFDVEVLLKSNLKGGRSKLDPNSERRQAFDPRKLQALKDAVVQQFPGAKEADVRKSINNRICELRHQVKRKL; translated from the exons ATGGTAGTTAAAG aaattcctGCTCTGTTGGTGGAGGTGAAAAAGCTAGTTTCCCACAACACCGCGACCAACGAAAATGTTGACAACCGCCCCACCAAAGATGCTGTTGGACCAGATGCTGAGAGTGACTATCTCGGCGAAACATCACTTTGCATACTTCGCGGACCCACACAA GTGAAAATTGGCAAAGATGATGTCACTATCTCAGCACATTGTTGGGAGAGTGCAAGAGCTTGTACCACCCCCAATGGTATGGCGCGGGTGCTGCTGATGGGTCTCTTTGATGTAGAAGTCCTCCTCAAGTCGAACCTGAAAGGAGGGCGCAGCAAGTTGGATCCCAATTCAGAGCGTCGACAGGCTTTCGACCCAAGGAAGCTTCAAGCTTTGAAAG ATGCTGTTGTCCAGCAGTTTCCCGGGGCCAAAGAAGCTGATGTGAGAAAGTCCATCAATAATCGAATCTGTGAGCTAAGACATCAGGTGAAGCGGAAATTGTAA